In the genome of Nonlabens sp. MB-3u-79, one region contains:
- a CDS encoding endonuclease domain-containing protein: MNKKRIHTKKSLEYYRRKLRSNSTPAEKYLWSHLKSKQLDGLRFQRQHSIRNYIVDFYCASIGLIIELDGEIHNHPEARDQDERRDQDLEELGFTILRFENKMVFENLEHIFEWIRDVVREKSS, from the coding sequence TTGAATAAAAAACGGATCCATACCAAAAAGTCTTTAGAATACTATCGAAGAAAACTGCGTAGCAATAGCACTCCAGCAGAAAAGTATTTGTGGTCGCACCTCAAATCAAAACAACTCGACGGTTTGCGTTTTCAAAGACAACATTCTATTCGTAATTATATAGTCGATTTTTATTGTGCTTCTATAGGTTTAATTATTGAGCTGGATGGAGAAATTCACAATCATCCAGAAGCAAGAGATCAAGATGAGCGAAGAGATCAAGATTTAGAGGAACTTGGTTTTACGATTCTTAGATTTGAGAATAAAATGGTCTTTGAGAATCTGGAACATATTTTTGAATGGATACGAGATGTGGTGAGAGAGAAAAGCTCTTAA
- a CDS encoding ABC-F family ATP-binding cassette domain-containing protein, which translates to MNYITVENVTRAFADKVLFKDLSIGINQGQKIGFVAKNGYGKSSLLNIITRAEQPDSGNVSYRTDLRMAFLSQEPDLNPNMTIEEVILDSDVPTMKIIADYEHSMANPDDADMMQKALDAMDAANAWDFETKYRQILSKLRLDDLTQKVGNLSGGQKKRIAMAMALLSDPQLLIMDEPTNHLDLEMIEWLEAYFKQEDYTILMVTHDRYFLDRVCNEIIELDQGQLYTYKGNYSYYVEKKQERLEVEQTNQEKAQQLFKKELTWMRRQPKARRTKSKSRIEDFNQIKEAASNRRKDHQVELEINMERLGTKVVELHNISKSFGDKHLIKDFSYNFLRGERLGIIGKNGTGKSTFLNMITGALEADAGKVVIGETVKIGYYTQDGMETKPGQKVIDVVKQYGEYIPLNKGKIISASQLLERFLFDNKKKHDFVEKLSGGEKKRLYLCTVLIQNPNFLILDEPTNDLDIPTLNVLENFLMDFPGCIIVVSHDRYFMDKIVDHLFVFNQSGNITDFPGNYSDFRAYVGNTDLALDKDTEEAAAVAAAAVPKAIAAPKPEPTSGPTREQQKMLSRTENKIKQLEEQKKKLQDSFLDPSIHQDQMTENSIQLEKIKAQQEEAEMEWLELSEQIAAN; encoded by the coding sequence ATGAATTACATCACCGTAGAAAACGTTACCAGAGCCTTTGCAGATAAAGTGCTTTTTAAAGACCTTTCCATTGGAATCAATCAAGGACAAAAGATAGGTTTTGTAGCAAAAAACGGATATGGAAAATCGTCGCTGCTCAACATCATCACCCGTGCAGAACAGCCGGACAGTGGTAATGTATCGTATCGGACAGATTTAAGAATGGCCTTCTTATCTCAAGAACCTGATCTGAATCCCAACATGACTATAGAAGAAGTGATTCTTGATAGTGATGTACCTACCATGAAAATTATCGCCGATTATGAGCACTCCATGGCAAACCCAGACGATGCTGACATGATGCAAAAAGCACTGGATGCGATGGATGCGGCAAATGCTTGGGACTTTGAAACCAAATACCGACAAATCCTCTCCAAATTACGTCTAGATGACCTGACCCAAAAAGTAGGTAACCTCAGTGGTGGACAGAAGAAACGTATCGCTATGGCAATGGCATTGCTGTCAGACCCGCAGTTGTTGATCATGGATGAGCCTACCAACCACCTGGATCTAGAAATGATCGAGTGGTTAGAAGCTTATTTTAAACAAGAAGACTACACCATTCTTATGGTGACTCACGACCGTTATTTCTTAGATCGGGTGTGTAATGAAATTATAGAACTGGACCAAGGGCAACTGTACACCTACAAAGGGAATTATTCTTACTATGTAGAGAAAAAACAGGAACGCCTTGAAGTAGAACAAACCAATCAAGAAAAAGCACAACAACTCTTTAAAAAGGAGCTGACCTGGATGCGTCGCCAGCCAAAAGCTAGACGTACCAAATCCAAGTCTCGAATAGAAGATTTCAATCAAATTAAGGAAGCAGCCAGCAACAGACGTAAAGATCATCAAGTAGAACTAGAAATCAATATGGAACGCTTGGGAACTAAGGTGGTGGAACTGCATAATATCAGCAAATCCTTTGGCGATAAGCATTTGATTAAAGACTTTTCTTATAACTTCTTGCGTGGAGAACGTCTGGGAATTATCGGTAAAAATGGAACTGGAAAATCGACTTTCTTGAACATGATCACCGGTGCCTTAGAAGCAGATGCTGGTAAAGTAGTGATAGGAGAAACCGTAAAAATCGGTTACTACACGCAAGACGGAATGGAAACCAAACCTGGGCAAAAAGTCATCGATGTGGTCAAACAATACGGTGAATACATACCCTTGAACAAAGGAAAGATCATCAGTGCCAGCCAACTCTTGGAACGTTTTCTTTTTGACAACAAGAAGAAACACGACTTTGTAGAGAAACTGAGTGGTGGTGAGAAAAAGAGGTTGTATTTATGTACGGTTCTTATTCAAAATCCCAACTTCTTGATACTGGATGAACCTACTAACGACCTGGATATTCCTACCTTGAACGTACTGGAGAATTTCTTAATGGATTTCCCTGGTTGTATCATAGTAGTAAGTCACGACCGTTATTTTATGGATAAGATCGTCGATCATTTATTTGTCTTTAATCAGTCGGGGAACATTACGGACTTCCCTGGAAACTACAGTGATTTTAGAGCTTATGTAGGAAATACAGACCTGGCTTTAGACAAAGACACCGAAGAAGCAGCAGCAGTGGCTGCAGCAGCTGTTCCAAAAGCCATCGCAGCACCAAAACCTGAACCTACTTCTGGACCTACTAGAGAGCAACAAAAAATGCTTTCAAGAACGGAAAACAAGATCAAGCAACTAGAAGAGCAAAAGAAAAAGCTTCAAGACAGCTTTTTAGACCCCAGCATACATCAAGATCAAATGACTGAAAACTCCATTCAGTTAGAAAAAATCAAAGCACAGCAAGAAGAAGCTGAAATGGAATGGCTGGAATTGAGTGAGCAGATTGCTGCTAATTAG
- the rimO gene encoding 30S ribosomal protein S12 methylthiotransferase RimO, with protein MRTKTRKKNRINVITLGCSKNVYDSEVLMGQLRASGKDVVHEEEGNIVVINTCGFIDNAKEESVNTILDFVERKQRGEVDQVFVSGCLSERYKPDLQKEIPDVDQYFGTTELPSLLKALGADYKHELIGERVTTTPKNYAYFKIAEGCDRPCSFCAIPLMRGGHKSTPIENLIIEAEKLAAKGVKELILIAQDLTYYGLDLYKERRLGELLRELAKVEGIEWIRMHYAFPTGFPLDVLDVMKSEPKVCNYLDIPLQHISTPVLKSMRRGTTFEKTNALLDKFRTLVPEMAIRTTLIVGYPGETEEDFEILKQWVSDQRFERMGCFTYSHEENTHAYKLEDDVPAEVKQERANEIMEIQSQISWELNQQKIGKEFRVMIDRKRGNHFVGRSEFDSPDVDNEVLIDADKHYLSVGSFVNVVITEAEDFDLFAVPVEEE; from the coding sequence ATGAGAACAAAAACAAGAAAAAAGAACAGGATCAACGTAATTACTTTGGGTTGTTCTAAGAATGTGTACGATAGTGAAGTGCTGATGGGTCAATTGAGAGCCAGCGGTAAAGATGTAGTGCATGAAGAAGAAGGAAATATTGTAGTGATCAATACCTGTGGTTTTATTGATAATGCTAAGGAAGAATCCGTTAATACCATTCTTGATTTTGTAGAACGTAAGCAAAGAGGCGAGGTAGATCAGGTATTTGTATCCGGTTGTCTTTCGGAGCGTTATAAGCCAGATCTCCAAAAAGAAATTCCAGATGTGGATCAGTATTTTGGAACTACAGAATTGCCATCACTTCTTAAAGCACTAGGTGCCGATTACAAGCACGAGCTGATAGGGGAACGAGTAACCACCACACCAAAAAATTACGCCTATTTCAAAATAGCGGAAGGTTGTGACCGACCATGTTCTTTTTGTGCGATTCCTTTAATGCGTGGTGGTCACAAAAGTACCCCTATTGAAAACCTTATTATCGAGGCTGAAAAGCTTGCGGCAAAAGGGGTAAAAGAATTGATTTTAATCGCTCAAGACCTGACCTATTACGGTCTTGATTTGTATAAAGAAAGAAGATTAGGTGAATTGCTACGAGAGCTAGCAAAAGTAGAAGGAATCGAATGGATACGTATGCATTATGCCTTCCCAACTGGTTTTCCGCTAGATGTTTTAGACGTCATGAAAAGCGAACCTAAGGTGTGTAATTACCTTGATATACCGCTACAACATATTTCTACGCCTGTATTAAAATCCATGCGTCGTGGGACTACTTTTGAAAAAACGAATGCCCTTCTAGATAAATTCAGAACGCTGGTTCCAGAAATGGCCATACGTACCACATTGATCGTAGGCTATCCTGGTGAGACAGAAGAAGATTTTGAAATATTAAAGCAATGGGTAAGTGACCAGCGTTTTGAACGTATGGGATGTTTTACTTATTCGCATGAAGAAAATACGCATGCTTACAAGCTAGAAGATGATGTTCCAGCTGAGGTTAAGCAAGAACGCGCTAACGAGATCATGGAAATTCAATCTCAAATCTCTTGGGAGCTGAATCAGCAGAAGATAGGAAAGGAATTCAGAGTGATGATCGATCGCAAGCGAGGGAATCATTTTGTAGGTCGTTCCGAATTTGACAGTCCAGATGTAGATAACGAAGTACTTATAGATGCAGACAAGCACTATTTATCTGTAGGTTCTTTTGTGAATGTAGTGATTACAGAAGCAGAGGACTTTGATTTATTTGCAGTGCCTGTTGAGGAGGAGTAG